From Streptomyces cyaneogriseus subsp. noncyanogenus, the proteins below share one genomic window:
- a CDS encoding NADH-quinone oxidoreductase subunit D, producing the protein MTPTTETMVGIGGAAESTDMVLNIGPQHPSTHGVLRLKLVLDGERITHAEPVIGYMHRGAEKLFEARDYRQIIVLANRHDWLSAFSNELGVVLAVERMLGMEVPPRAVWTRTLLAELNRVLNHLMFLGSYPLELGGMTPVFYAFRERETLQNVMEEISGGRMHYMFNRVGGLKEDLPAGWTARARAAVSAVRSRMDVFDDLVLGNEIFRGRTRGVGRLAPATVHAYGVSGPIARASGVDFDLRRDEPYLAYGELQDTLRVVTRQEGDCLARFECLLDQTHNALDLADACLDRLAELPPGPINQRLPKVLKAPEGHTYAWTENPLGINGYYLVSKGEKTPYRLKLRSASYNNVQTLTELLPGTLVADMVAILGSMFFVVGDVDK; encoded by the coding sequence ATGACTCCTACGACGGAGACCATGGTCGGTATCGGCGGCGCCGCGGAGAGCACCGACATGGTGCTCAACATCGGGCCCCAGCACCCGTCGACGCACGGCGTGCTGCGTCTGAAGCTCGTCCTGGACGGCGAGCGCATCACCCACGCGGAGCCCGTGATCGGCTACATGCACCGCGGCGCGGAGAAGCTGTTCGAGGCGCGGGACTACCGCCAGATCATCGTGCTAGCCAACCGCCACGACTGGCTGTCGGCGTTCTCCAACGAACTGGGCGTGGTCCTCGCCGTGGAGCGGATGCTCGGCATGGAGGTCCCGCCGCGCGCGGTGTGGACGCGGACCCTGCTCGCCGAGCTGAACCGGGTGCTGAACCACCTGATGTTCCTCGGCTCCTACCCGCTGGAGCTCGGCGGGATGACGCCGGTCTTCTACGCCTTCCGGGAGCGCGAGACCCTCCAGAACGTCATGGAGGAGATCTCCGGCGGCCGGATGCACTACATGTTCAACCGCGTCGGCGGCCTCAAGGAGGACCTGCCGGCCGGCTGGACCGCCCGCGCGCGTGCCGCCGTCTCCGCCGTCCGCTCGCGCATGGACGTCTTCGACGACCTCGTCCTCGGCAACGAGATCTTCCGGGGGCGCACGCGCGGCGTCGGCCGGCTCGCGCCCGCGACCGTGCACGCCTACGGGGTGAGCGGGCCGATCGCGCGGGCCTCGGGCGTCGACTTCGACCTGCGGCGCGACGAGCCGTACCTGGCCTACGGCGAACTCCAGGACACGCTGCGGGTGGTCACCCGGCAGGAGGGCGACTGCCTCGCCCGCTTCGAGTGCCTGCTGGACCAGACGCACAACGCCCTGGACCTGGCCGACGCCTGCCTGGACCGGCTGGCCGAGCTGCCGCCCGGCCCGATCAACCAGCGGCTGCCGAAGGTGCTGAAGGCCCCCGAGGGCCACACCTACGCCTGGACCGAGAACCCGCTCGGCATCAACGGCTACTACCTGGTCAGCAAGGGCGAGAAGACCCCGTACCGGCTGAAGCTCAGGTCGGCCTCGTACAACAACGTGCAGACCCTGACCGAGCTGCTGCCCGGGACGCTCGTGGCGGACATGGTGGCGATCCTGGGCTCGATGTTCTTCGTGGTGGGCGACGTCGACAAGTAG
- a CDS encoding PH domain-containing protein, translating into METGSPRGTGTAAGEQPVWTGLPPGLLRMRRMLLVVWAGLATAGLGVLPWWLAGPAWAAFALLPPVLAAWGWVMLERNWRSWRYAERADDLLISRGVLWREQTVVPYGRMQLVEVTSGPVERYFGLAGVQVHTAAAATDATIPGLDPAEAERLRDRLTELGEARSAGL; encoded by the coding sequence ATGGAAACGGGGAGTCCGCGAGGGACGGGGACGGCGGCGGGCGAGCAGCCGGTGTGGACCGGTCTGCCGCCGGGGCTGCTGCGGATGCGGCGGATGCTGCTGGTGGTGTGGGCGGGGCTGGCGACGGCCGGCCTGGGGGTGCTGCCGTGGTGGCTGGCCGGACCGGCGTGGGCGGCCTTCGCCCTGCTGCCGCCGGTCCTGGCCGCTTGGGGCTGGGTGATGCTGGAGCGCAACTGGCGGTCCTGGCGGTACGCCGAGCGCGCCGACGACCTGCTGATCAGCCGGGGCGTGCTGTGGCGGGAGCAGACCGTCGTGCCGTACGGGCGGATGCAGCTCGTGGAGGTCACCTCCGGGCCGGTCGAGCGGTACTTCGGACTGGCCGGCGTGCAGGTGCACACCGCCGCCGCCGCGACCGACGCGACCATCCCGGGCCTGGACCCGGCCGAGGCGGAACGGCTCCGCGACCGGCTCACCGAGCTGGGCGAGGCCCGATCGGCGGGGCTGTGA
- a CDS encoding PH domain-containing protein — MTAPRAAQAPREPAPRVPGGAAAERRLHPVTPFRRAWAPVAVLVGWAAHDLDGAQRQLSRLTTTTLLAGLAVLLPAAALYGFLTWWFTRFAVTEAELRIRTGLLFRRTAHIRLERVQAIDVTQPLLARVAGVAKLRIDVIGTDKKDELAFLGAGEARALRAELLARAAGFAPETAHEVGEAPATRLLRVPPGVLAVSLLLTGATWGTLAAAVAVPAVLWMLTHNLWTVLATALPLAGAAGARSVGRFVADYDWTVAQSPDGLRLDHGLLDRAHETVPPGRVQTVRIVEPLLWRGRGWVRVELDVAGSSNSVLLPVAPREAAVAVIARVLPGVAVPPGAALSRPPRRAGWCRPLWWRGHGLAVTDAVFAARHGLLRRSLALVPHAKVQSVRLTQGPWQRARRVADVRVDTGANKTVTARLRDAGEAAELLRTQAERSRTGRRDARPDRWMAS, encoded by the coding sequence GTGACGGCGCCGCGGGCCGCGCAGGCCCCGCGGGAACCGGCCCCGCGGGTCCCGGGCGGCGCGGCCGCGGAGCGGCGGCTGCACCCCGTCACGCCGTTCCGGCGGGCATGGGCGCCGGTCGCCGTACTCGTCGGCTGGGCCGCGCACGACCTCGACGGAGCCCAGCGGCAACTGTCCCGGCTCACCACGACCACCCTGCTGGCCGGTCTCGCCGTACTCCTCCCGGCCGCCGCCCTGTACGGCTTCCTGACCTGGTGGTTCACGCGTTTCGCGGTGACGGAGGCGGAGCTGCGGATCCGGACCGGGCTGCTGTTCCGGCGCACCGCGCACATCCGGCTGGAGCGCGTCCAGGCCATCGACGTCACCCAGCCGCTCCTCGCCCGGGTCGCGGGGGTCGCCAAGCTGCGCATCGACGTCATAGGGACCGACAAGAAGGACGAGCTCGCCTTCCTCGGCGCCGGGGAGGCACGGGCGCTGCGCGCCGAACTGCTCGCGCGGGCGGCCGGTTTCGCTCCCGAGACCGCCCACGAGGTCGGCGAGGCCCCGGCCACCCGGCTGCTGCGCGTCCCGCCCGGCGTCCTCGCCGTCTCCCTGCTGCTGACCGGCGCGACCTGGGGCACGCTGGCCGCCGCCGTCGCCGTACCGGCCGTGCTGTGGATGCTCACCCACAACCTGTGGACGGTGCTGGCCACCGCCCTGCCGCTGGCGGGCGCGGCGGGGGCGCGCAGCGTGGGGCGGTTCGTCGCCGACTACGACTGGACGGTCGCCCAGTCCCCGGACGGGCTGCGCCTGGACCACGGGCTGCTCGACCGGGCCCACGAGACGGTGCCGCCGGGGCGGGTGCAGACCGTGCGGATCGTGGAGCCGCTGCTGTGGCGGGGGCGCGGCTGGGTGCGGGTGGAGCTGGACGTGGCCGGGTCGTCCAACTCCGTACTGCTGCCGGTCGCCCCGCGCGAGGCCGCCGTGGCCGTCATCGCGCGCGTGCTGCCCGGGGTGGCCGTGCCGCCCGGGGCGGCGCTGTCCCGTCCGCCGCGACGGGCCGGCTGGTGCCGGCCGCTGTGGTGGCGCGGTCACGGGCTCGCCGTCACCGATGCCGTGTTCGCCGCCCGGCACGGGCTGCTGCGGCGCAGCCTGGCGCTGGTGCCGCACGCCAAGGTGCAGAGCGTCCGCCTCACGCAGGGGCCCTGGCAGCGGGCGCGGCGGGTCGCCGACGTCCGGGTGGACACGGGGGCGAACAAGACCGTGACGGCGCGGCTGCGGGACGCCGGGGAGGCGGCGGAGCTGCTGCGGACCCAGGCGGAGCGCTCCCGCACGGGACGCCGGGACGCCCGCCCGGACCGCTGGATGGCCTCCTAG
- a CDS encoding alpha/beta hydrolase, with the protein MGLTSGKVLALAVVTAVLLFAGTVWLWPRLARRSVRAVAGRVGLLLATQLALFAAVGLAANQAFGFYAGWADLFGRETGQGVVVDHAGGGQGPLRVVGTRPVKGPGGSRPETGGQIQKVEIVGRTTRIATPAYVYLPPEYFQPRYRTRTFPAAVVLTGYPGTAEALVEKLEYPRTALDLAGRGRIQPMILVMLRPTVAPPRDTECVDIPGGPRTESFFARDLPDAVLARYRAGREPGSWGVIGNSTGGYCALKLALHHPGVYAAGAGLSAYYEAPIDATTGDLFHGDEELENRADLWWYLKHKPAPDTSLLVTSSKSGESNYEDTLEFIERVKATGRTRISSIILESGGHNFNTWRREIPAALQWMSGRLSDR; encoded by the coding sequence ATGGGTCTCACAAGCGGCAAGGTGCTGGCGCTGGCGGTGGTGACCGCCGTGCTGCTGTTCGCCGGCACGGTGTGGCTGTGGCCGCGGCTGGCCCGGCGGTCCGTGCGGGCCGTCGCCGGGCGGGTCGGGCTGCTGCTGGCCACGCAGCTCGCGCTGTTCGCCGCGGTGGGGCTCGCCGCCAACCAGGCGTTCGGCTTCTACGCGGGCTGGGCGGACCTCTTCGGGCGGGAGACCGGGCAGGGCGTGGTCGTCGACCACGCCGGCGGCGGGCAGGGGCCGCTGCGGGTGGTCGGAACGCGGCCGGTGAAGGGGCCGGGCGGCTCCCGGCCGGAGACCGGCGGGCAGATCCAGAAGGTGGAGATCGTGGGCCGGACGACCCGCATCGCCACGCCCGCCTACGTCTATCTGCCGCCGGAGTACTTCCAGCCGCGGTACCGCACGCGCACGTTCCCCGCGGCGGTCGTCCTGACCGGTTACCCGGGGACGGCCGAGGCGCTGGTGGAGAAGCTGGAGTATCCCCGCACGGCCCTCGACCTGGCCGGGCGTGGCCGGATACAGCCGATGATCCTGGTGATGCTGCGGCCGACGGTGGCACCGCCCCGGGACACCGAATGCGTGGACATCCCCGGCGGGCCGCGCACGGAGTCGTTCTTCGCCAGGGATCTGCCCGACGCGGTCCTCGCGCGGTACCGGGCGGGCCGCGAGCCCGGAAGCTGGGGCGTCATCGGCAATTCGACGGGCGGTTACTGCGCGCTGAAGCTGGCCCTGCACCATCCCGGGGTGTACGCCGCCGGTGCCGGCCTGTCCGCGTACTACGAGGCGCCGATCGACGCGACCACGGGTGATCTCTTCCACGGCGACGAGGAACTCGAGAATCGGGCCGACCTGTGGTGGTACCTCAAACACAAGCCCGCGCCGGACACCTCGCTGCTGGTGACCAGCAGCAAGAGCGGGGAGTCCAACTACGAGGACACGCTGGAGTTCATAGAGCGGGTCAAGGCGACGGGACGGACGCGGATCTCGTCGATCATCCTCGAAAGCGGCGGCCACAACTTCAATACGTGGCGCCGGGAGATTCCCGCGGCGTTGCAGTGGATGAGCGGCCGGCTGAGCGACCGCTGA